The Spirochaetota bacterium nucleotide sequence TTTAAGGATGTTTCCAGATTCACAATCTGTTAATAGGAATGCATAAAGGATATGCTCTGTAGATAAAAATAGGTCACTGATTTTCTTGGATTCTTGATCAGCTATAGCAAATATTTTCTGGAGAGTTGGGGAAGGATATATATTTGTATTAGATCCTGAAACTTTGGGTAATCTGTTCAAATATAAGTTTACTTCATTTTTTAAATTCTCTACATTTATTCTATTTGTATTTAAAAAAGATGTAAAAAGGGAATCATTTATCTCAATTATACCATATAATAAATGCAAATCATTTAATTCTGGATTACCGTTTATTAAAGCAAGATCATACCCTTTTTGAAAAGATTCAATTAAAGATTGTGTCATTTTTTCAAAATTAATCATACTACCCCCTAACCTAATTTAATTTTAAAATAATTGTTTAATATAAAAAAATTTATTAAAGTATTATAATATAAACTATAGTATAAATAATATACATGCTTGATAAAAAATATGCAATTTACTAATAAATAAAATAAAAAACATTTAATAAATAATTTTTATTTGTAAATTTTATAATATTACTTAGCAATTAAAATACCATCAAGTAAAATTTTTAAACTAAAATATAATTAAACATTATTTATTATTAAAAATATTATTTTAATTTTTATGAATATATATTTTTTAATTCAATAATCTTAAAAAAATGTTTAATTATTTTAAATTAAATAGTACAAAATATATACATGTGTGTAATTATTTTTAATATAAAATTTTTTAATTATATAATTTCATTTTAATATTTTTAAAATAATTAAAATGACAAATTATTAAAAAAATTATTTTCTAAAAAGTTGTTTTAAAAAAAATTTGATTTAAAATATAAATATAAAGAAATAATAATTTAATTTATTAAATAAAATTTTATTTTTAAAAATTAAAAAAATTTAAATTAGGAGGATAAAAATGAAAAGAATTAAATTTATTTTAGCGTTTTTTTTATTTTTATTTGTTTTCTCTGCTAATGTTTATGCTTTCCCAATGCTTGGGTTTGGTTTTGTTGGTTTGAGCCAAACAGTTCAAGAACAATCACAAACCGGTTTTCTTGATAATGCTTTATATGGTATAACTATAAGGTATAAGGGTTTTGGTATGCTTGGTTTTATTTTTGATATATTATATCTTGATACTAAATATTGGGTTCCATATGGGATGAACCCCACTGTTGTATATGGTCCTTGGCCATGGAATGATGTTAATAATACAATATATAATCCTGCTAAGATTGCTCAAGATGATTGGGAATATTATCATGACGAATTCATAGGTATGTTTGATCTTGCCTTCTTTTTAGCTTTAGGCAGAACTATATCTTTCCATTTTGCTTTTGGACCTACATATTGGTGGGCAACTCCATCTGATGCCTATAAAACAGATGATGATTTTAAGAAAGCTTATGATGCATGGTATGGTAAAGGTGGTTTTAAACTTGGGATGAACTTCAAACTTGGAGCAAATCTTGTTTTTGGTTTGATGGGAATTACTTTAGAGTACAACTATATAGCAAAAAGCATTAATGAATTTTTTGGTAGAGTTTTTGGAGATGATCCAAACCCCAATGATAAAGATTATTATGGAATGGATTATTTAAAAAGAATGGGATATTTAGAATTTGGGATTATTTTGTGGTTATAGTTAAAAAATGAGTAGATTTAATTAAATAAAATTAAAACTTTTAAAAAGAACTACCTTTAAGGTAGTTCTTTTTTTATTATAATTGGATTTCAAAAATAATATACAAGAAAAAAATATGATTTGGTTGATTAATTTAAAATGAGTGCTAATTAGAAAAATGATATAATAGTTTTTGAAGGAGAAATTTTATGAAAAAAATTATTGTTTTATTATTTTTTTTATTTTGTTTTTTTACTTCTATTTATGCATACCCTTCATATTTCTTTGATGATATTTTTGGTATAGGATTGGTAATTCACTCACA carries:
- a CDS encoding DUF3300 domain-containing protein, with protein sequence MKRIKFILAFFLFLFVFSANVYAFPMLGFGFVGLSQTVQEQSQTGFLDNALYGITIRYKGFGMLGFIFDILYLDTKYWVPYGMNPTVVYGPWPWNDVNNTIYNPAKIAQDDWEYYHDEFIGMFDLAFFLALGRTISFHFAFGPTYWWATPSDAYKTDDDFKKAYDAWYGKGGFKLGMNFKLGANLVFGLMGITLEYNYIAKSINEFFGRVFGDDPNPNDKDYYGMDYLKRMGYLEFGIILWL